One window of the bacterium genome contains the following:
- a CDS encoding heparan-alpha-glucosaminide N-acetyltransferase domain-containing protein translates to MSTDRHHEIDLLKGLFCIIMLISHAMRMDVALFGAMPVDKYVALTFIYTVECWVPVFFMASGVNALTWHERHPPREGQRAVRFYAVSSAWLFLLGFTYSINVGSLARAVPDIFQLVAVGTFVTYLLVRARLSSGVLLLVAIGILAIGIAHRLAIVPSESVLESMGPIRRLLFGHFSFFPWVAFFLVGVMLYRIGSSAARVSLGVLFAAMAIGSRFVPGTFPETAYELMFRVDLKYALAGLGASGLLMLLAPLAYRGPGNNRTLAYLEYLGRDSFLFLVFHIFVLAFIAGRFQTTAGMYARALLALIVVLALMPMVSQLRDKLVAKPRFGPVAVTVGIAFAFVAVSVSASGYKNAGSFIAFGASFPFAFGYPVLRRRLAKTYLEGGAS, encoded by the coding sequence ATGAGCACGGATCGTCACCACGAAATCGACCTGCTCAAGGGTCTGTTTTGCATCATCATGCTCATCTCCCATGCGATGCGCATGGACGTGGCGCTGTTCGGCGCGATGCCGGTCGACAAATACGTCGCGCTCACTTTCATCTACACCGTCGAGTGCTGGGTGCCCGTGTTTTTCATGGCCTCCGGCGTCAACGCGCTCACCTGGCACGAACGCCATCCGCCGCGCGAGGGCCAGCGTGCGGTGCGTTTCTACGCCGTCTCGTCAGCATGGCTGTTTCTGCTTGGCTTCACGTACAGCATAAACGTCGGTTCGCTCGCGCGCGCCGTGCCGGATATCTTCCAGCTCGTCGCGGTCGGCACGTTCGTGACGTACCTTCTCGTTCGCGCTCGGCTCTCGTCGGGCGTTCTGCTTCTGGTCGCGATCGGCATTCTCGCGATCGGCATCGCGCACCGCTTGGCGATCGTGCCGTCGGAGTCGGTCCTCGAGAGCATGGGGCCGATCCGGCGCCTTCTGTTCGGGCACTTTTCGTTTTTTCCGTGGGTCGCGTTCTTCCTGGTCGGCGTCATGCTCTACCGCATCGGGTCGAGCGCCGCGCGCGTTTCGCTCGGCGTGCTGTTCGCCGCGATGGCGATCGGCTCGCGCTTCGTGCCCGGCACATTCCCGGAGACGGCGTACGAGCTGATGTTCCGCGTCGATCTCAAATACGCCCTCGCCGGCCTTGGCGCGTCGGGACTGCTCATGCTGCTCGCGCCGCTCGCCTATCGCGGCCCGGGCAACAACCGCACGCTTGCCTATCTCGAATACCTGGGGCGCGACTCGTTCCTGTTTCTCGTCTTCCACATCTTCGTGCTGGCATTCATCGCCGGCCGTTTCCAGACGACCGCCGGCATGTACGCCCGCGCCTTGCTTGCGCTCATCGTCGTGCTCGCGCTGATGCCGATGGTTTCGCAACTTCGGGACAAGCTTGTCGCCAAACCGCGCTTCGGCCCGGTCGCGGTCACCGTCGGAATCGCGTTCGCCTTTGTCGCGGTGTCCGTTTCCGCGTCCGGCTACAAGAACGCCGGCTCGTTCATCGCCTTCGGCGCGTCGTTTCCGTTCGCGTTCGGGTATCCAGTGTTGAGGCGAAGGCTCGCGAAGACGTATCTCGAGGGCGGCGCGTCGTAG